In one window of Micromonospora cathayae DNA:
- a CDS encoding S8 family peptidase, producing the protein MLPRTPRRHRLIVAGALAASALLAAALTGPAVAAPAVGEIRQAGGPTAVPGSYLVALTDRAAGGPAGTRVAAVSDRADALAARYGGTVGHRYGHALNGFEIRLPEPAARRLAADPAVAWVEQNQTVRPTATQTNAPWNLDFLDQDSSPLSGTYSYVSTGRGVTAYIIDSGIRLTHVEFGGRARYGYDAVDGAPPADDCTGHGTHVAGVVGGRTYGVAKEVSLVAVKVTSCGSGGTMAQVVAGINWVTSDHQAGQPAVANFSLSGAISTALNTAVANSVADGIVYTVAAGNSNTNACNYSPGSVPTAVTVGAVQSNGTRASFSNYGPCVDIYAPGVSIRSAWYTSDTAADNLISGTSQAAPHLAGAAARVLQNHPTWTPDQVIAYLIAEARIVNGLPVLYLDPLT; encoded by the coding sequence ATGCTTCCCCGTACCCCCCGTCGCCACCGGCTGATCGTGGCCGGCGCGCTCGCCGCCTCGGCCCTGCTGGCCGCCGCGCTCACCGGCCCGGCGGTCGCGGCCCCCGCCGTCGGTGAGATCCGGCAGGCCGGCGGGCCCACCGCCGTCCCCGGCAGCTACCTGGTCGCGCTCACCGACCGGGCCGCCGGCGGACCTGCCGGCACCCGCGTCGCCGCCGTCTCCGACCGCGCCGACGCCCTCGCCGCCCGGTACGGCGGCACCGTCGGGCACCGCTACGGTCACGCACTCAACGGCTTCGAGATCCGGCTGCCCGAACCGGCCGCCCGCCGGCTGGCCGCCGACCCGGCCGTGGCCTGGGTGGAGCAGAACCAGACGGTACGGCCGACCGCCACCCAGACCAACGCGCCCTGGAACCTCGACTTCCTCGACCAGGATTCGTCGCCGTTGAGCGGCACGTACAGCTACGTCAGCACCGGCCGGGGAGTGACCGCGTACATCATCGACAGCGGCATCCGGCTCACCCACGTCGAGTTCGGCGGGCGGGCCCGGTACGGGTACGACGCGGTCGACGGCGCGCCGCCCGCCGACGACTGCACCGGCCACGGCACCCACGTCGCCGGGGTGGTCGGCGGCCGGACGTACGGGGTGGCCAAGGAGGTGTCGCTGGTGGCGGTGAAGGTGACCAGCTGTGGTAGCGGCGGCACGATGGCGCAGGTGGTCGCCGGGATCAACTGGGTGACCTCCGACCACCAGGCCGGCCAGCCGGCGGTGGCGAACTTCAGCCTCAGCGGCGCCATCAGTACCGCGCTCAACACCGCGGTGGCGAACTCCGTCGCCGACGGGATCGTCTACACGGTGGCCGCCGGCAACAGCAACACGAACGCCTGCAACTACTCCCCCGGATCGGTCCCCACCGCGGTCACCGTCGGGGCCGTCCAGTCGAACGGGACCCGGGCCAGTTTCTCCAACTACGGCCCCTGCGTCGACATCTACGCCCCCGGGGTCAGCATCCGGTCTGCCTGGTACACCAGCGACACCGCGGCCGACAACCTGATCAGCGGCACCTCGCAGGCGGCGCCGCACCTCGCCGGGGCCGCCGCCCGGGTACTGCAGAACCATCCCACCTGGACCCCGGACCAGGTGATCGCGTACCTGATCGCCGAGGCGAGGATCGTCAACGGCCTGCCCGTGCTGTACCTGGACCCGCTGACCTGA
- a CDS encoding MbtH family protein, with the protein MEESADLRRYQVVVNDEEQYSIWPEESDLPAGWRAVGVTGDRAACLAHIDQVWTDLRPRSLREWLAAQG; encoded by the coding sequence ATGGAAGAATCCGCGGACCTGCGCCGCTACCAGGTCGTGGTCAACGACGAGGAGCAGTACTCGATCTGGCCGGAGGAGTCGGACCTGCCGGCCGGCTGGCGGGCCGTGGGCGTCACCGGTGACCGGGCGGCCTGCCTGGCGCACATCGACCAGGTCTGGACCGACCTGCGCCCGCGCAGCCTGCGCGAATGGTTGGCGGCGCAGGGCTGA
- a CDS encoding pectate lyase: MKRKVATRWLAGGATAVAGAVVALALQVPNASAATNLSLGAGADGSSKASGTSYGNVIDGNASTYWSPSGSTGTVSVKWGSATTVSSAVIAQASGGGSISGWQLKNHDTGSVLASGSSAPSTITFSSTSLKKLSFVITSASGTPRIAEFETYSSGGSTPTTSPTGGPTSSPTSGPTTSPPSNPGTPTGAWPSSAGSVSISGTVNVSGTFDGGMKTYCCIGDGGQGESQDPMFKIANGGTLQNVILGSPAGDGVHCEGTCTLRNVWWNDIGEDAATFKQTNGGTSYVIGGGARNGSDKTFQHNGNGTVSISGFYLKGSGKLYRGCGNCSTSHTRHVRIDNVLVDDIDMLAGINSNWNDTATITRVVVIGSATICGKYKGVPKGSEPSYLGEGWNDANCKVNRSDVTFR; encoded by the coding sequence ATGAAACGCAAAGTCGCCACGCGGTGGCTGGCCGGCGGTGCCACCGCGGTCGCAGGCGCCGTCGTCGCGCTGGCGCTGCAGGTTCCCAACGCCTCGGCCGCCACCAACCTGAGCCTCGGCGCCGGTGCTGACGGCTCCAGCAAGGCCAGTGGCACCAGCTATGGCAACGTCATCGACGGCAACGCCAGCACCTACTGGTCGCCGAGCGGCTCGACCGGCACGGTCTCGGTCAAGTGGGGCAGCGCCACCACGGTGTCCTCGGCCGTCATCGCACAGGCCTCGGGCGGCGGCTCGATCAGCGGCTGGCAGCTCAAGAACCACGACACCGGCTCCGTCCTGGCCAGCGGCAGCAGCGCCCCGAGCACCATCACCTTCTCCTCGACGTCGCTGAAGAAGCTCTCCTTCGTCATCACCAGCGCGTCCGGCACCCCGCGGATCGCCGAGTTCGAGACGTACTCCAGCGGCGGGTCGACCCCGACCACCAGTCCGACCGGTGGCCCCACCTCCAGCCCCACCAGCGGTCCGACGACCAGCCCGCCCAGCAACCCCGGCACGCCGACCGGTGCGTGGCCGTCGTCGGCCGGCTCGGTGAGCATCTCGGGCACCGTCAACGTCTCCGGCACCTTCGACGGCGGGATGAAGACCTACTGCTGTATCGGTGACGGTGGGCAGGGCGAGTCGCAGGACCCGATGTTCAAGATCGCCAATGGCGGCACGTTGCAGAACGTCATCCTCGGTTCGCCCGCCGGTGACGGCGTGCACTGCGAGGGCACCTGCACGTTGCGCAACGTGTGGTGGAACGACATCGGTGAGGACGCCGCCACCTTCAAGCAGACCAACGGCGGGACCTCCTACGTCATCGGTGGCGGCGCGCGCAACGGCAGCGACAAGACCTTCCAGCACAACGGCAACGGCACGGTCAGCATCTCCGGCTTCTACCTCAAGGGATCCGGCAAGCTGTACCGCGGCTGTGGCAACTGTTCCACCTCACACACCCGTCACGTGCGTATCGACAACGTCCTCGTCGACGACATCGACATGCTCGCCGGCATCAACAGCAACTGGAACGACACCGCGACCATCACCCGCGTGGTCGTCATCGGCTCGGCCACCATCTGCGGCAAGTACAAGGGTGTGCCCAAGGGCAGCGAGCCCAGCTACCTCGGTGAGGGCTGGAACGACGCCAACTGCAAGGTCAACAGAAGTGACGTGACCTTCCGGTAG
- a CDS encoding YciI family protein, whose protein sequence is MTKYLISFPSAAMVIPDGEFQAVADAAHAVVQEAKDAGVWVFGGGIDESVPPVMVAGDGTVTEGTYPQTRQLEGGYTVLELPSREAALEWAAKIAVACRCAQEVRAFQYDPAS, encoded by the coding sequence ATGACCAAGTACCTGATCTCGTTCCCGAGTGCCGCCATGGTGATCCCCGACGGGGAGTTCCAGGCGGTGGCGGACGCGGCGCACGCGGTGGTGCAGGAGGCGAAGGACGCCGGCGTCTGGGTGTTCGGCGGCGGCATCGACGAGAGCGTTCCGCCGGTCATGGTGGCCGGGGACGGGACGGTGACCGAGGGCACGTACCCGCAGACGCGGCAGCTCGAAGGCGGCTACACGGTGCTGGAGCTGCCGTCCCGCGAGGCGGCGCTGGAGTGGGCCGCGAAGATCGCGGTCGCGTGCCGGTGCGCCCAGGAGGTCCGCGCGTTCCAGTACGACCCCGCCAGCTGA
- a CDS encoding non-ribosomal peptide synthetase has translation MPATPSDADGRYGTVTLQSGMLFTQEHQPGSGIDILQVVVDWPAPLDPAAMRTAWQHATERHQVLRTAFVWPHDGEPAQQVRPRASLPVTHHDWSGQPDAVRAERLARFLADDRAAGFDSAVAPLARVTLLTHGPDRHTLTVTLHHAILDGRSVHMLLDEVCAEHDAILAGRRYDAPARRPFRDYVVWAADRPLDADRDFWRERLADVSLPTPLPLTGRPDDPPRAVDSVREIGCSLTAPATAALTTAARAVGVPVSTLVTAAWSVLLHRYAGLTDVVFGSTRTCRHGTVEGADRMLGLLINTVPMRIRVDPDQPVRDWLRDVRCQVDEVRPHQFAPLRLIQQWAGVPASTALFDSLLMYEHRDLQSALGRTVAGWGDRVARVHRHPGPPVTVCVFGEPTLTVLLYHDRRRLTDATADALLRHLEVVLTGLADGLDRPVAALPLLGPTDRALLVGFRTVTDPAPAGTYPAAATVPDLVAAAADRRPDAVALVGPDGATLTYRALDERANRLAHQLVAAGVRRDEPVAVALPRSVELIVTLLAVLKAGAAYLPLDPDDPPARTRQLLAAAGDPPVLAAGEVPGATRLLRLADLVRAAADQPATAPTGRTHPAGLAYVCFTSGSTGTPKGVAVGHSAVVRLVHQPGYLRLGPTETLLQLAPVAFDAATLEIWGALASGARLVVAPPGALDLAELARLLRRERITVLWLTAGLFHQLVEFDPDCLAGVGQLLAGGDVLAPGAVRRALRARPGATLVNGYGPTENTTFTTVHPMTDPQAVPDPVPIGRPVPRTSVYVLDPQGRPVPVGVPGELYTGGAGLARGYLGRPAATAAAFLPDPFDPRPGARMYRTGDRVRWRPDGTLDFLGRIDEQVKIRGFRVEPGEVAAVLRTHPGVGDAVVVVDGTGERRRLLAYLTPRPDAVPPTPSELARYATEQLPAHLRPAAHLVLPALPLNRNGKVDRRALPLPEQPAPRVVDPLTDPGQLRLAALWAELLGSSPSGTDDDFFVLGGNSLLATRLTFVVADRFGVELPVREVYDHPTLAGLARVIGERTAPGVPAAAPGVVRRDRTAYRAVAATPTVAPTAPGTPPQPAPADSAGHPGRAAADGGGHPGRAADGAGDRAGHPGCAAADGDGTGHLVRPDDGPWALWRWVGLRAAGFPVDTLTALGDPELVRAADAVLAAEDRLTLARRDLADRLHRVRAASPPAERARWNRAVRQVRRDSAPDPLPDGAAAVDGGALVAAHAALCAAHTDATAARNAYRDAYQLAAVRRSAALRATAADPAFREAVTWQNRQALRTAVDPVRATTAGSGSKHRQHEALVATYLQRYCVKNDTIGFFGPVGWARITGQPAALTVRHGPAPLATRTVYLENWAVVEVAEALATRDPRLRPWLVPRRMPFLAVVDDRLHMPLTPPVPLPPLTARLLRACDGLRTAGDLAAELVADPTSGVSDPEQVYRLLAELRDARRISWSLEVPKEDLHPERALRARLTAVDDPAVRDTALAALDDLDRARDAVAAAAGDADRLADAVTALEERFTALTGTSPTRRAGKVYAGRTLVYEDCRSGTEVTLGTHLTASLWPALSLLLESVRWFTSAGAALFRRACVERYKELVARTGSTTVSFADFWLWANDLLFDPPEKLVAPVVRGLQDRWAKILPAAVDHRIDATSAGLRAAVHAAFAAPRPGWTGAYQHSPDVLLAADGPDAVARGDFHWVVGEVHPGVNTLRSALFVAQHPAPEDLRAAMTADLPQGRLVLAATGEEGGASSRLTDKLVTDRDVRLVFGHDSCGLDPAGSVTVADCVLAPVDGVLTVTSRDGRHRMPLAEALGEALMMQLVQRFDIRRPADHQPRITVDRVVLARESWRFPATDLDAARLTDEADRFPRVRRWQRDHDLPRHVFVKTPVEEKPFHLDFASLASVDVFARAVRRTVAADPSATLRLTEMLPGPDQSWLTDEQGRPRTAELRLVAVDTRTPDPVDTPSTGAGTPAADRPPVSPDRNQAGR, from the coding sequence GTGCCGGCAACGCCCTCCGACGCCGACGGCCGGTACGGCACGGTCACGTTGCAGTCGGGCATGCTGTTCACCCAGGAACACCAGCCCGGCTCGGGCATCGACATCCTTCAGGTCGTCGTGGACTGGCCCGCGCCACTGGACCCGGCGGCCATGCGGACCGCCTGGCAGCACGCCACCGAACGGCACCAGGTGCTGCGGACCGCCTTCGTCTGGCCGCACGATGGTGAACCGGCCCAGCAGGTCCGCCCCCGGGCGAGCCTGCCGGTGACCCACCACGACTGGTCCGGCCAGCCGGACGCCGTCCGCGCCGAACGACTGGCCCGGTTCCTCGCCGACGACCGGGCCGCCGGGTTCGACTCCGCCGTCGCGCCGCTGGCCCGGGTCACCCTGCTCACCCACGGGCCGGACCGGCACACCCTCACCGTCACCCTGCACCACGCCATCCTCGACGGCCGCTCGGTGCACATGCTGCTCGACGAGGTGTGCGCCGAACACGACGCGATCCTCGCCGGCCGCCGCTACGACGCGCCCGCCCGACGGCCGTTCCGTGACTACGTGGTCTGGGCGGCCGACCGTCCCCTCGACGCCGACCGGGACTTCTGGCGCGAGCGCCTCGCCGACGTGTCCCTGCCCACCCCGCTGCCGCTGACCGGCCGGCCCGACGACCCGCCCCGCGCGGTCGACTCGGTCCGGGAGATCGGCTGCTCCCTGACCGCCCCGGCCACCGCCGCCCTGACCACGGCCGCCCGTGCCGTCGGGGTGCCGGTGAGCACCCTGGTCACCGCCGCCTGGTCGGTGCTGCTGCACCGGTACGCCGGGCTGACCGACGTGGTGTTCGGGTCCACCCGTACCTGCCGGCACGGCACCGTCGAGGGCGCCGACCGGATGCTCGGCCTGCTGATCAACACGGTGCCGATGCGGATCCGGGTCGACCCCGACCAGCCGGTCCGCGACTGGCTCCGCGACGTCCGCTGCCAGGTCGACGAGGTCCGGCCGCACCAGTTCGCCCCGCTGCGCCTGATCCAGCAGTGGGCGGGCGTGCCGGCCAGCACCGCGCTGTTCGACAGCCTCCTGATGTACGAGCACCGGGACCTGCAGAGCGCGCTGGGCCGGACGGTGGCCGGCTGGGGCGACCGGGTCGCCCGCGTCCACCGGCATCCCGGCCCGCCGGTCACCGTGTGCGTCTTCGGCGAACCGACGCTCACCGTGCTGCTCTACCACGACCGTCGCCGCCTCACCGACGCCACCGCCGACGCGCTGCTGCGCCACCTCGAGGTGGTCCTCACCGGACTCGCCGACGGACTCGACCGGCCGGTCGCCGCGCTGCCGCTGCTCGGCCCCACCGACCGGGCCCTGCTCGTCGGCTTCCGTACCGTCACCGACCCGGCCCCGGCCGGCACCTACCCGGCCGCCGCCACCGTGCCGGACCTGGTCGCCGCCGCCGCCGACCGGCGGCCCGACGCGGTCGCGCTGGTCGGCCCGGACGGTGCCACGCTCACCTACCGGGCCCTCGACGAGCGCGCCAACCGGCTCGCCCACCAGCTCGTCGCCGCCGGTGTCCGCCGGGACGAACCGGTGGCGGTGGCCCTGCCCCGCTCGGTGGAGCTGATCGTCACCCTGCTCGCCGTACTCAAGGCCGGTGCCGCCTACCTGCCGCTGGACCCCGACGACCCGCCGGCCCGTACCCGGCAGCTGCTCGCCGCCGCCGGCGACCCGCCGGTGCTCGCCGCCGGCGAGGTGCCCGGCGCGACCCGGCTGCTGCGGCTGGCCGACCTGGTCCGGGCCGCCGCCGACCAGCCGGCCACCGCCCCCACCGGCCGGACCCATCCCGCCGGGCTGGCCTACGTCTGCTTCACCTCCGGCTCCACCGGCACCCCGAAGGGGGTCGCGGTCGGACACTCCGCCGTGGTCCGGCTCGTCCACCAGCCCGGCTACCTGCGCCTCGGCCCCACCGAGACGCTGCTGCAACTCGCCCCGGTGGCCTTCGACGCGGCCACCCTGGAGATCTGGGGCGCGCTGGCCAGCGGGGCCCGGCTGGTGGTCGCCCCACCCGGCGCGCTCGACCTGGCCGAACTGGCCCGGCTGCTGCGCCGGGAACGGATCACCGTGCTCTGGCTGACCGCCGGGCTGTTCCACCAGCTCGTCGAGTTCGACCCGGACTGCCTCGCCGGGGTCGGCCAGCTCCTCGCCGGCGGGGACGTGCTCGCCCCCGGGGCGGTCCGCCGGGCGCTGCGGGCCCGCCCCGGCGCGACCCTGGTCAACGGGTACGGGCCGACCGAGAACACCACCTTCACCACCGTGCACCCGATGACCGACCCGCAGGCCGTACCCGACCCGGTGCCGATCGGCCGGCCGGTGCCCCGGACCAGCGTGTACGTCCTCGACCCGCAGGGCCGGCCGGTGCCTGTGGGGGTACCCGGTGAGCTGTACACCGGTGGTGCCGGCCTGGCCCGGGGCTACCTCGGCCGGCCGGCGGCCACCGCGGCGGCCTTCCTGCCCGACCCGTTCGACCCGCGCCCCGGCGCGCGGATGTACCGCACCGGCGACCGGGTGCGCTGGCGTCCCGACGGCACCCTCGACTTCCTCGGTCGCATCGACGAGCAGGTGAAGATCCGTGGGTTCCGGGTCGAACCCGGTGAGGTGGCCGCCGTGCTGCGCACCCACCCCGGGGTCGGCGACGCCGTGGTGGTGGTCGACGGGACGGGGGAGCGCCGCCGACTGCTCGCCTACCTGACCCCGCGCCCGGACGCGGTCCCGCCGACGCCGTCGGAGCTGGCCCGGTACGCCACCGAGCAACTCCCGGCGCACCTGCGCCCGGCCGCCCACCTGGTGCTGCCCGCCCTGCCGCTGAACCGCAACGGCAAGGTCGACCGGCGGGCGTTGCCGCTGCCGGAACAGCCCGCCCCCCGCGTCGTCGACCCGCTGACCGACCCCGGCCAACTCCGGCTGGCCGCCCTCTGGGCCGAACTGCTGGGCAGCTCCCCGTCCGGCACCGACGACGACTTCTTCGTCCTCGGCGGGAACTCGCTGCTCGCCACCCGGCTCACCTTCGTCGTCGCCGACCGGTTCGGCGTCGAGCTTCCGGTCCGTGAGGTGTACGACCACCCGACGCTCGCCGGCCTGGCCCGGGTGATCGGCGAGCGGACCGCCCCCGGTGTCCCGGCCGCCGCCCCCGGGGTGGTCCGCCGGGACCGGACCGCCTACCGGGCCGTCGCGGCGACCCCGACCGTGGCCCCGACCGCGCCCGGAACCCCGCCCCAGCCCGCCCCCGCTGACAGTGCCGGGCACCCGGGCCGCGCTGCCGCCGACGGGGGAGGGCACCCGGGCCGGGCCGCCGACGGTGCCGGCGACCGGGCCGGGCACCCGGGCTGCGCCGCCGCCGACGGCGACGGGACAGGGCACCTGGTCCGGCCGGACGACGGGCCGTGGGCGCTGTGGCGCTGGGTCGGGCTACGGGCCGCCGGGTTCCCGGTCGACACGCTGACCGCCCTCGGTGACCCGGAGCTGGTCCGGGCCGCCGACGCGGTGCTGGCCGCCGAGGACCGGCTCACCCTCGCCCGCCGGGACCTGGCCGACCGGCTGCACCGGGTCCGGGCCGCCAGTCCGCCCGCCGAGCGGGCCCGCTGGAACCGGGCGGTCCGGCAGGTACGCCGGGACAGCGCACCGGACCCGCTGCCCGACGGGGCGGCGGCCGTCGACGGCGGGGCGCTGGTCGCGGCGCACGCCGCCCTGTGCGCCGCGCACACCGACGCCACCGCCGCGCGGAACGCGTACCGGGACGCCTACCAGCTCGCCGCGGTCCGCCGGTCCGCCGCGCTGCGCGCCACCGCCGCCGACCCGGCCTTCCGGGAGGCGGTCACCTGGCAGAACCGGCAGGCGCTGCGCACCGCCGTGGACCCGGTCCGGGCCACCACCGCCGGGAGCGGCTCCAAGCACCGCCAGCACGAGGCACTGGTCGCCACCTACCTCCAGCGGTACTGCGTCAAGAACGACACCATCGGCTTCTTCGGCCCGGTCGGCTGGGCGCGGATCACCGGGCAGCCGGCCGCGCTGACCGTCCGGCACGGCCCGGCGCCGCTCGCCACCCGGACCGTCTACCTGGAGAACTGGGCGGTGGTCGAGGTCGCCGAGGCCCTCGCCACCCGCGACCCCCGGCTGCGGCCCTGGCTGGTGCCCCGCCGGATGCCGTTCCTGGCCGTCGTCGACGACCGGCTGCACATGCCGCTCACCCCACCGGTGCCGCTGCCCCCGCTGACGGCGCGGCTGCTGCGCGCCTGCGACGGTCTCCGGACGGCCGGCGACCTCGCCGCCGAACTGGTCGCCGACCCCACCAGCGGGGTCAGCGACCCGGAGCAGGTGTACCGGCTGCTCGCCGAGCTGCGCGACGCCCGCCGGATCTCCTGGTCGCTGGAGGTACCGAAGGAGGACCTGCACCCGGAACGCGCGCTGCGGGCCCGGCTCACCGCCGTCGACGACCCGGCGGTACGGGACACCGCGCTGGCCGCGCTCGACGACCTGGACCGGGCCCGGGACGCGGTGGCCGCGGCGGCCGGCGACGCCGACCGGCTCGCCGACGCCGTCACCGCCCTGGAGGAGCGGTTCACCGCCCTCACCGGCACGTCGCCGACCCGCCGCGCCGGCAAGGTGTACGCCGGCCGGACCCTGGTCTACGAGGACTGCCGCTCCGGCACCGAGGTCACCCTCGGCACGCACCTGACCGCCAGCCTCTGGCCGGCGCTGAGCCTGCTGCTGGAGAGCGTGCGCTGGTTCACCTCCGCCGGCGCGGCCCTGTTCCGGCGGGCCTGCGTCGAGCGGTACAAGGAACTCGTCGCCCGGACCGGTTCCACCACGGTGTCCTTCGCCGACTTCTGGCTGTGGGCCAACGACCTGCTGTTCGACCCGCCGGAGAAGCTCGTCGCCCCGGTGGTGCGCGGGTTGCAGGACCGGTGGGCGAAGATCCTGCCGGCGGCGGTCGACCACCGGATCGACGCCACCTCCGCCGGGCTGCGTGCCGCCGTGCACGCCGCGTTCGCCGCGCCCCGACCCGGCTGGACCGGCGCGTACCAGCACAGCCCCGACGTGCTGCTCGCCGCCGACGGCCCGGACGCGGTCGCCCGGGGCGACTTCCACTGGGTGGTCGGCGAGGTGCACCCCGGCGTGAACACACTGCGCTCGGCACTGTTCGTCGCCCAGCACCCGGCCCCGGAGGACCTGCGCGCCGCGATGACCGCCGACCTGCCGCAGGGCCGCCTCGTGCTGGCCGCCACCGGCGAGGAGGGCGGCGCGTCGTCCCGGCTGACCGACAAGCTGGTCACCGACCGGGACGTGCGGCTGGTCTTCGGGCACGACAGCTGCGGACTCGACCCGGCCGGCTCGGTCACCGTCGCCGACTGCGTGCTCGCCCCGGTCGACGGGGTGCTCACCGTGACCAGCCGGGACGGCCGGCACCGGATGCCGCTGGCCGAGGCGCTCGGCGAGGCGCTGATGATGCAACTGGTGCAGCGGTTCGACATCCGCCGCCCCGCCGACCACCAGCCCCGGATCACCGTCGACCGGGTCGTCCTGGCCCGGGAGAGCTGGCGGTTCCCCGCCACCGACCTGGACGCGGCCCGACTCACCGACGAGGCCGACCGGTTCCCCCGGGTGCGGCGCTGGCAACGCGACCACGACCTGCCCCGGCACGTGTTCGTCAAGACGCCGGTGGAGGAGAAACCGTTCCACCTCGACTTCGCCAGCCTCGCCTCGGTCGACGTGTTCGCCCGCGCCGTCCGCCGCACCGTCGCCGCCGACCCGTCGGCCACCCTGCGGCTCACCGAGATGCTGCCCGGCCCCGACCAGAGCTGGCTCACCGACGAGCAGGGCCGGCCCCGCACGGCGGAACTGCGCCTCGTCGCCGTCGACACCCGTACCCCCGACCCGGTCGACACCCCGTCGACCGGCGCCGGAACCCCGGCCGCCGACCGGCCGCCGGTCAGCCCAGACCGCAACCAGGCGGGGAGATGA
- a CDS encoding Na+/H+ antiporter, which translates to MEALVLLAVLAATVLVGTTIGGRYRVAPPVLLIGLGALLGLAPPLSDVVLDPEVVLLLFLPAILYRESLTVSLREIRTNLPAIGLLAVGLVAITMVTVSLVAQAFGVDPAVAWVLGAVLAPTDAAAVAGLAKRMPRRFLTILKAESLINDGTALVLFAVALGLLGGGGPPGAPELVARIGGSFLGGVTAGLLVGGLVVLIRRRLDDPLREGALSVLTPFVAFLLAETVHASGVLAVVVAGLLLSYAAPRVIRAPSRVMAFAFWDLSTFLINGSLFVLLGMQIPRIVRSEASTSLGRAMVIALVVAATVTATRMLVVHLSTYLLRLVDRRQSQRELRVPGRVRTAAGWAGFRGAVSLAAALAVPLTTPDGRPVQQRDLIIFCTALVIVLIMLGQGTTLPLVVRWAGLVGDQPRAEETHHARLHATRAALDALPDAARGVGAAPEIVDRVRADYETHLDDILAARDDPAAERDRDVERQLRLAVLAHKRREVTRLRNHNEIDDTVLRDIQAALDIEEIRLLGPQTPE; encoded by the coding sequence GTGGAAGCTCTGGTACTGCTCGCGGTGCTGGCCGCCACGGTGCTGGTCGGCACCACGATCGGCGGCCGGTACCGGGTCGCGCCACCCGTCCTGCTCATCGGCCTGGGCGCGCTGCTGGGGCTGGCCCCACCGCTGTCGGACGTGGTGCTCGACCCGGAGGTGGTGCTGCTGTTGTTCCTCCCGGCGATCCTCTACCGGGAGAGCCTCACCGTCAGCCTGCGGGAGATCCGCACCAACCTGCCGGCGATCGGGCTGCTCGCGGTCGGGCTGGTGGCGATCACCATGGTCACCGTGTCGCTGGTCGCCCAGGCGTTCGGCGTCGACCCGGCGGTGGCCTGGGTGCTCGGTGCGGTGCTGGCCCCCACCGACGCCGCCGCGGTCGCCGGCCTGGCGAAGCGGATGCCCCGCCGGTTCCTGACCATCCTGAAGGCGGAGAGCCTGATCAACGACGGTACGGCGCTGGTGCTGTTCGCCGTGGCGCTCGGGCTGCTCGGCGGGGGCGGGCCGCCGGGGGCACCCGAGCTGGTGGCCCGGATCGGCGGGTCGTTCCTCGGCGGGGTGACCGCCGGCCTGCTGGTCGGTGGCCTGGTGGTGCTGATCCGGCGACGCCTCGACGACCCGCTGCGGGAGGGCGCGCTCAGTGTGCTCACCCCGTTCGTGGCGTTCCTGCTCGCCGAGACGGTGCACGCCAGCGGGGTACTGGCCGTGGTGGTGGCGGGGCTGCTGCTGTCGTACGCCGCGCCCCGGGTCATCCGGGCCCCCTCCCGGGTGATGGCCTTCGCGTTCTGGGACCTCAGCACGTTCCTGATCAACGGGTCGCTGTTCGTGCTGCTCGGCATGCAGATCCCCCGGATCGTCCGCAGCGAGGCCAGCACCTCGCTCGGCCGGGCGATGGTCATCGCGCTGGTGGTGGCCGCCACGGTCACCGCGACCCGGATGCTGGTGGTGCACCTGTCCACGTACCTGCTCCGGTTGGTCGACCGGCGGCAGTCGCAGCGGGAGCTGCGGGTGCCCGGCCGGGTCCGGACGGCGGCCGGCTGGGCCGGTTTCCGGGGCGCGGTGTCGCTGGCGGCTGCCCTCGCGGTCCCGCTGACCACCCCCGACGGCCGGCCGGTGCAGCAACGTGACCTGATCATCTTCTGTACCGCGCTGGTGATCGTGCTGATCATGCTGGGGCAGGGCACCACGTTGCCGCTGGTCGTCCGGTGGGCCGGCCTGGTCGGCGACCAGCCCCGGGCCGAGGAGACCCACCACGCCCGGCTGCACGCCACCCGGGCGGCCCTCGACGCGCTTCCGGATGCGGCCCGGGGTGTCGGCGCGGCCCCGGAGATCGTGGACCGGGTCCGCGCCGACTACGAAACCCACCTCGACGACATCCTCGCCGCCCGGGACGACCCGGCCGCCGAACGCGACCGGGACGTCGAGCGGCAACTACGGCTGGCGGTGCTGGCCCACAAACGCCGCGAGGTCACCCGGCTGCGCAACCACAACGAGATCGACGACACCGTGCTGCGCGACATCCAGGCCGCCCTGGACATCGAGGAGATCCGCCTGCTCGGCCCGCAGACCCCGGAGTAG